A portion of the Paenibacillus marchantiae genome contains these proteins:
- a CDS encoding DUF4317 domain-containing protein: MNKKEVAHIRKQFKMDHDLLNIYDILNVYITKETNEIYHWERHPFELVDREKQELYMGNFKKLLTGELDQKLFELKFQEQAEEPAQVMLHQALVTGDPEEWQDLMLLLVERMLVDAKYERDMVITFVRGQYYLPTKARNDEAEESEKNEVFAHPFILCSVNSTEKQRKTLLFDYVEREFKYNVIVDPVVKLSTPEQGFLYPSVTDNYSDVNRILYCTGKSNFPDPHFVENVLNGERSVTALEERAIFEDIVKEVAGEQLDSATIAHVYEEINRVIEINEESHEEEPPKLDYKDLERVLTASGVEDLTSEKVERAFETIVDNKNYEMKATSVMPKFTSKSIKIETKVATISVSPQDLRYVKQVNYQGRRCIMIEVDEDVVIEGFTLASETLLD; this comes from the coding sequence ATGAATAAAAAAGAAGTCGCGCATATACGCAAACAGTTTAAGATGGATCATGATTTACTGAATATTTACGATATACTCAACGTGTATATTACGAAAGAAACGAACGAGATTTATCATTGGGAGCGCCATCCGTTTGAGCTGGTGGATAGAGAGAAACAGGAACTGTACATGGGCAATTTCAAAAAATTGCTGACGGGTGAGCTGGATCAGAAATTGTTTGAGCTGAAGTTCCAGGAGCAAGCGGAGGAGCCGGCTCAGGTGATGCTTCACCAAGCACTGGTAACAGGAGATCCGGAGGAATGGCAGGACCTGATGCTCCTGTTAGTAGAAAGAATGTTGGTGGATGCCAAGTATGAACGGGATATGGTGATCACGTTTGTTCGTGGACAGTATTACTTGCCAACCAAGGCTCGGAACGATGAAGCGGAAGAAAGCGAGAAAAACGAAGTGTTCGCACATCCATTCATTCTGTGCAGTGTGAATTCCACGGAGAAGCAGCGGAAAACGCTCTTGTTTGATTATGTGGAGAGAGAATTTAAGTACAATGTCATTGTAGATCCGGTTGTCAAATTAAGCACCCCGGAGCAGGGTTTCCTGTACCCGAGCGTAACGGACAACTACTCCGATGTGAATCGCATTCTGTACTGCACAGGGAAATCGAATTTCCCGGACCCTCATTTTGTTGAAAATGTATTGAATGGAGAAAGGTCTGTGACAGCACTGGAAGAACGGGCGATCTTCGAAGATATCGTGAAGGAAGTGGCCGGTGAACAGCTCGACTCAGCCACAATTGCACATGTGTACGAGGAGATCAACCGGGTCATCGAAATTAACGAAGAGTCACATGAAGAAGAACCTCCGAAGCTCGATTATAAAGATCTGGAACGTGTGCTGACTGCAAGCGGTGTAGAGGACCTGACGTCGGAGAAAGTGGAACGCGCATTTGAAACCATCGTCGACAACAAGAATTATGAAATGAAAGCGACGAGTGTTATGCCGAAGTTTACGTCCAAGTCCATTAAGATTGAAACCAAAGTCGCTACGATATCAGTTAGCCCACAAGACTTGAGATATGTGAAACAAGTGAATTATCAAGGCAGACGGTGTATCATGATTGAAGTTGACGAAGATGTCGTCATTGAAGGGTTCACGCTAGCCTCAGAGACACTTTTAGATTAA
- a CDS encoding flagellin — MIISHNLAASNTLRRLQKSSKAGSSHMEKLSSGFRINKASDDAAGLAISEKMRAQIRGLDQASRNIQDGTSVIQTAEGGLDEITSILQRQRELIIQGLNDTNTDKDRQMIDQEIRELTNEIDSISTKTEFNTINLLARDDYEILADRSNSNTVHTVSDPPPTTTIHKSVVYKPPGEPEEPRHLVSSIDTSVTSNTLSNTSTITPIVLPDSREGYNEYTVDTNTTTVTDTTTTVHESLMLSNDPKYSEPSYWYSVGMNKTSFGPESFADVYGSMLENVEVNGSTRALEYTSRSNRGTVPAWDHMWFPGTNLSITRFRTILPDNSMEIKYVINNGDPSDSSFKLSNVMDPPVDSVIYDASGNPLPAGSNAFTPPSGNTFNMNGTNANAAIIFDDSLGFTSPTELVVNNPVGGQSQINFDWDFTIPGGSSITLGFSYGPFSLNMEVFEFTRETEIIKHIDTTIVTDITDIDYRPPNLDIQMGANTGQSLYIPLFNVKAEGLGLTNMGLLPPADPNQALVQTDRALGKVTNYRSIYGALQNRMEHALNNTNNSSTNLTSAESRIRDADMNKELLGVTKSNILIQAAHAMLAQANQNPQTVLQLLK; from the coding sequence ATGATCATCTCACATAATCTAGCGGCTTCAAACACGTTAAGAAGATTGCAGAAAAGCTCGAAGGCCGGTTCGAGTCACATGGAGAAATTATCCTCGGGATTTCGGATCAACAAAGCATCGGATGATGCGGCAGGTTTAGCGATTTCCGAAAAGATGCGAGCACAAATCCGAGGGTTGGACCAAGCATCTAGAAACATTCAGGACGGCACCTCCGTCATACAGACCGCGGAGGGGGGCCTCGATGAAATAACCAGCATTTTGCAACGACAAAGAGAACTGATCATTCAAGGTTTAAACGATACAAACACTGATAAGGATCGGCAAATGATTGACCAAGAAATACGGGAGCTTACGAATGAAATCGACAGCATTTCCACAAAAACAGAGTTTAATACAATTAACTTATTAGCTAGAGACGATTACGAAATACTTGCCGATCGGTCCAACAGTAATACCGTCCATACCGTCAGCGATCCGCCTCCAACAACAACAATACATAAGTCCGTGGTGTACAAACCACCGGGGGAACCCGAAGAACCAAGGCATCTGGTAAGCAGTATAGATACATCCGTAACAAGCAATACACTCTCCAATACAAGTACCATTACTCCGATTGTTTTACCAGATTCAAGAGAGGGGTACAACGAATATACGGTCGACACCAACACAACGACTGTAACAGATACAACAACTACGGTCCATGAAAGCCTGATGCTATCTAATGATCCTAAATATTCGGAACCTAGCTATTGGTATTCCGTTGGCATGAACAAAACCAGCTTCGGTCCGGAAAGCTTTGCCGATGTATATGGTTCAATGCTCGAAAACGTAGAAGTCAACGGAAGCACGAGGGCCTTAGAATATACCTCTCGCAGTAACCGAGGAACTGTTCCGGCTTGGGACCATATGTGGTTTCCTGGAACCAATCTGTCCATAACGAGATTCCGAACCATACTGCCCGATAACTCCATGGAAATTAAATATGTCATCAATAATGGTGACCCTTCGGACTCCAGTTTTAAACTGAGCAATGTAATGGATCCCCCGGTTGATTCTGTTATCTATGATGCGAGTGGTAATCCATTGCCTGCTGGAAGTAACGCATTTACTCCCCCTTCAGGAAACACGTTTAATATGAATGGGACCAACGCTAACGCTGCCATCATATTTGATGATTCACTTGGTTTTACATCCCCGACGGAGCTGGTAGTAAATAACCCAGTTGGGGGCCAATCCCAAATTAATTTCGATTGGGATTTTACAATCCCTGGCGGTTCAAGCATAACTTTAGGTTTCTCCTACGGGCCGTTTTCCTTAAACATGGAAGTGTTCGAATTTACCCGTGAAACGGAAATAATCAAGCATATTGATACCACCATTGTTACGGACATTACGGACATCGACTATAGACCGCCCAACCTCGACATCCAAATGGGCGCCAACACAGGTCAATCCTTATATATTCCTCTCTTTAATGTAAAGGCTGAGGGATTGGGACTAACCAATATGGGACTATTGCCGCCAGCAGATCCTAACCAAGCCTTGGTCCAAACAGACCGAGCTCTAGGTAAGGTAACTAATTACCGGAGCATATATGGTGCACTCCAGAACCGCATGGAACATGCGCTGAATAACACAAACAATTCCAGCACCAATTTAACCTCGGCTGAGTCGCGTATCCGTGATGCCGATATGAACAAAGAATTGTTGGGTGTGACCAAATCTAATATTTTAATTCAAGCAGCTCACGCTATGCTGGCCCAAGCCAATCAGAATCCTCAAACCGTGCTGCAGTTATTAAAATAA
- a CDS encoding AraC family transcriptional regulator — MPRKKQPIIEYRHYSLPIHFPILLLSGERWKISDIKSEHLHFHNHLEIGICHSDSGIMEIKGESVPFKAGDVTFIPRYLPHTTYSSPNEASLWSYLFFSPEDLFQQSFKNSACSNFEPNLRAIKGLNCILNREEHPRIYTLATSVVEELKQKNPFYQESAYGLLLSLYIELLRIHSRNEPLADQETQHNLKGDLVISPVLEYITKNYMSPITIDFLADLCHLSTTHFRRKFHDIMGTAPLDFLNSTRIEEACKQLKSTDASILSISEQVGFQSISSFNRCFSKLMGKSPKEWRKGAQSEVQSAKASILEFTGWV, encoded by the coding sequence GTGCCCAGAAAAAAGCAGCCTATTATTGAATACCGCCACTATAGCTTGCCAATCCACTTTCCTATTCTGCTGTTAAGCGGTGAACGTTGGAAAATCTCTGATATCAAAAGTGAACATCTTCATTTCCACAACCATCTGGAGATTGGTATTTGTCATTCGGATAGCGGCATTATGGAGATCAAAGGTGAATCGGTACCTTTTAAAGCCGGTGATGTAACCTTTATCCCCAGATATCTTCCTCATACAACGTATAGTTCACCCAATGAAGCCAGCTTATGGTCTTATCTCTTTTTCTCGCCCGAGGACCTCTTTCAACAGTCGTTTAAGAACAGTGCCTGCAGTAACTTTGAACCCAATTTGAGGGCCATTAAGGGATTGAACTGCATTTTAAATAGAGAGGAACATCCAAGGATCTATACCCTTGCGACATCTGTGGTAGAGGAATTAAAGCAGAAAAATCCTTTTTATCAGGAAAGTGCCTATGGCTTATTGTTATCCCTTTATATCGAACTCCTGCGAATCCATTCCCGGAATGAACCCTTGGCAGATCAAGAAACGCAGCATAATCTAAAAGGTGATCTTGTTATTTCTCCGGTTCTGGAGTATATCACCAAAAACTATATGTCGCCCATTACCATCGATTTTCTCGCTGATCTGTGCCACCTAAGCACCACCCATTTTCGCAGGAAATTTCATGACATTATGGGAACGGCACCTCTGGATTTCCTGAACAGCACCCGAATTGAAGAAGCCTGCAAGCAATTAAAAAGCACAGACGCTTCCATTCTTTCGATCTCCGAACAAGTCGGTTTTCAGTCCATTTCCAGCTTTAATCGCTGCTTCTCCAAACTTATGGGGAAATCGCCGAAAGAATGGCGCAAAGGCGCACAGTCCGAAGTGCAATCTGCGAAAGCCTCCATATTGGAGTTTACGGGATGGGTGTAG
- a CDS encoding glycoside hydrolase family 88/105 protein, with protein sequence MLQVKYDREEILNVIDNVTKKTLAMDLTWDWPCGVAYYGVSRAYQTTGNQEYLDRLVQWADEYIELGLPDWTVNTCAMGHMLITLYEETGNQKYWDIVMSKVDYLQNHALRFGDNVLQHTVSISNDFPEQAWADTLFMAAFFLLRVGSKLKDQEMIQDALNQYYWHIKYLQDPSSGFWYHGYNNVNKDHMSGLYWGRANAWGAYTMSQVKPQLKDWYLYPQCMDVECSLRDQLAALKLVQTENGLWRTVLDDEDSYEEVSASAGIAAAMINNGNPLHTKYVQKALEGILNNISEDGRVLGVSGGTAVMKDRDGYRNIPKDWIQGWGQGLALAFLSDMLK encoded by the coding sequence ATGCTTCAAGTGAAATATGACAGGGAAGAAATTTTAAACGTTATTGATAACGTTACGAAAAAAACACTGGCGATGGATTTGACGTGGGATTGGCCTTGCGGTGTGGCGTATTATGGTGTATCCAGAGCTTATCAAACAACAGGCAACCAAGAGTATTTGGACAGGCTTGTCCAATGGGCGGATGAATACATCGAGCTGGGCTTGCCAGACTGGACCGTAAATACATGTGCGATGGGCCATATGCTGATTACTTTATATGAAGAAACAGGGAACCAGAAATACTGGGATATTGTAATGAGCAAGGTGGATTATCTTCAAAATCATGCGCTTAGATTTGGAGATAACGTGCTGCAGCATACCGTATCCATTTCCAATGATTTTCCCGAGCAGGCATGGGCGGATACTTTATTTATGGCGGCATTTTTCCTGCTCCGTGTGGGAAGCAAATTAAAGGATCAGGAAATGATCCAGGATGCCCTTAATCAATATTACTGGCATATCAAATACCTGCAAGATCCGAGCAGCGGTTTCTGGTACCATGGCTACAATAACGTCAACAAGGACCACATGTCCGGATTATATTGGGGTAGAGCGAACGCCTGGGGCGCTTACACCATGTCGCAAGTAAAACCACAGTTGAAGGACTGGTATCTATATCCACAGTGCATGGACGTGGAGTGCTCGCTGCGGGATCAACTGGCAGCTCTGAAGCTCGTGCAGACAGAGAATGGCTTGTGGCGGACAGTTCTGGATGACGAGGATTCGTATGAAGAGGTGTCGGCTTCCGCTGGTATTGCAGCAGCCATGATCAATAACGGTAATCCGCTACATACCAAATACGTGCAAAAAGCATTGGAAGGCATTCTGAACAACATTAGTGAAGATGGACGTGTGCTTGGTGTATCTGGTGGTACGGCGGTGATGAAGGATCGGGATGGCTATCGCAATATTCCAAAAGACTGGATTCAGGGCTGGGGTCAGGGCCTGGCGCTCGCTTTCCTGTCCGACATGTTGAAATAG
- the gnpA gene encoding 1,3-beta-galactosyl-N-acetylhexosamine phosphorylase, with amino-acid sequence MSKPIKGSFTLPGESGYEALTLELAERWGADVIRDSDGTQLSDEIINAGYGIYSTICIIRDHNEWTSRNQDKLQQCFLITNPKVAVQDYVSFYLMEDFFAEQFKVNDSKEAFKYWQVFDRTTEEEVPRGQWNYERESGHVVITGIVPWHKYTVSFMAYRIWEEISMYNHTTNHWDKEHLMQIDPIYSETQTYLLEWMEDWCQQHQETTVVRFTSLFYNFAWIWGSDERNRHLFSDWGSYDFTVSSRALDLFAKKVGYSLSAEDFVNGGKYRVSHIPAQQRKLDWMAFINDFVIEFGKKLIDIVHNHGKLAYVFYDDSWVGMEPYNDRFQEFGFDGMIKCVFSGYEARMCSGVNVDTHEIRLHPYLFPVGLGGLPTFKEGGNPTLDAKKYWINIRRALLREPIDRIGLGGYLHLVEPYPDFCDYIEKTADEFREIKELHHEGKPYQIKTRVAVLHSWGKLRSWTLSGHFHETYMHDLIHVNEALSGLPVEVQFIDFEDIRQGVLQHIDVVINAGSAGSAWSGGELWNDYQCVDLLTKWVYEGGTFIGINQPSAVEGYDSFFRMAHVLGVDEDTGARVVHGKWTYETRDEHGLLPEGARITPKNNIYLTDGTAAVVDETDGMITLSTHDFGKGKGIYLPSFEFSWENTRLLLNLIRFAGRESHETKYITDNLFTECTYYPESKKLVVINNSGQVQTTTIDTEYGKQTVELDPYDTRITHIGLIKSV; translated from the coding sequence TTGTCCAAACCAATCAAAGGCTCCTTTACACTACCCGGCGAATCCGGTTATGAGGCACTGACTTTGGAACTTGCCGAACGGTGGGGGGCCGATGTCATTCGTGACAGTGACGGTACACAATTATCCGATGAGATTATTAACGCGGGGTATGGCATTTATTCGACCATCTGCATCATCCGGGATCATAACGAGTGGACATCTCGAAATCAAGATAAGCTCCAACAATGTTTTTTAATTACGAATCCGAAGGTAGCTGTACAAGATTATGTATCGTTCTATCTGATGGAGGATTTTTTTGCTGAACAATTCAAGGTGAATGATTCGAAAGAGGCATTTAAATATTGGCAGGTCTTTGACCGGACAACCGAGGAGGAAGTGCCAAGAGGACAGTGGAATTATGAGAGGGAATCCGGCCATGTAGTCATTACCGGCATCGTTCCTTGGCATAAATACACGGTAAGCTTCATGGCCTATCGGATCTGGGAAGAGATCTCGATGTACAATCACACCACAAACCATTGGGACAAGGAGCACTTGATGCAAATTGATCCGATCTATTCGGAAACGCAGACATATCTGCTGGAATGGATGGAGGATTGGTGTCAGCAGCATCAGGAAACAACGGTGGTTCGTTTCACTTCATTGTTTTATAATTTCGCCTGGATCTGGGGCAGCGACGAGCGTAATCGCCATCTCTTCTCGGATTGGGGCTCATATGATTTTACGGTAAGTTCGAGAGCACTTGATCTGTTTGCCAAAAAAGTTGGATATTCGCTCTCTGCTGAGGATTTTGTGAATGGTGGCAAATATCGCGTAAGTCATATCCCGGCGCAGCAGCGCAAGCTGGACTGGATGGCATTTATCAATGATTTTGTCATCGAATTCGGTAAGAAGTTAATTGATATCGTGCATAACCACGGCAAGCTGGCGTATGTCTTCTATGATGATAGCTGGGTTGGCATGGAGCCTTATAATGATCGCTTTCAGGAGTTTGGATTCGATGGGATGATTAAATGTGTATTCTCCGGTTATGAGGCAAGAATGTGTTCAGGTGTCAACGTGGATACCCATGAGATTCGTCTGCATCCCTACTTGTTTCCGGTGGGCTTAGGCGGACTTCCTACCTTTAAGGAGGGCGGAAACCCTACGCTGGATGCCAAAAAGTATTGGATCAATATCAGGCGAGCTTTGCTCAGAGAGCCGATTGATCGGATTGGACTGGGTGGATATCTGCATCTGGTTGAGCCTTACCCGGACTTTTGCGATTATATTGAGAAGACTGCGGACGAGTTCAGGGAAATAAAAGAGCTTCATCATGAGGGTAAGCCCTATCAGATTAAGACGAGGGTAGCTGTTCTACATAGCTGGGGCAAACTAAGATCGTGGACGTTGTCCGGCCATTTCCATGAAACGTATATGCATGACTTGATTCATGTAAATGAAGCCTTGTCAGGCTTACCGGTTGAAGTGCAGTTCATTGATTTTGAAGATATCCGTCAGGGCGTACTGCAACATATAGATGTCGTGATCAATGCCGGCTCTGCCGGTTCAGCCTGGAGCGGCGGAGAACTTTGGAATGACTACCAATGTGTGGACCTGCTGACCAAATGGGTGTATGAAGGCGGTACTTTTATTGGCATCAACCAGCCATCGGCGGTAGAAGGGTACGACAGCTTTTTCAGAATGGCACATGTTCTTGGGGTGGATGAGGATACTGGCGCCAGGGTGGTTCATGGAAAATGGACATATGAGACTCGCGATGAGCATGGTTTGTTGCCGGAAGGGGCAAGAATAACGCCGAAGAATAACATATATCTTACCGATGGAACAGCTGCTGTGGTGGATGAAACGGATGGTATGATTACATTGTCTACACATGATTTTGGTAAAGGGAAAGGAATCTACCTGCCTTCATTCGAATTCAGTTGGGAGAACACAAGGTTGCTGCTGAATCTGATTCGTTTTGCGGGCCGTGAATCCCATGAAACGAAGTACATTACGGATAACTTATTTACAGAGTGTACTTATTATCCGGAGAGTAAAAAGTTGGTCGTCATTAACAATAGTGGTCAGGTTCAAACGACGACGATCGATACCGAGTATGGGAAACAAACTGTGGAATTAGATCCGTATGACACCCGGATCACCCATATTGGCTTAATAAAATCGGTATAG
- a CDS encoding lytic polysaccharide monooxygenase yields the protein MFRFILPSSKLVLICCLLVLTTVSMLFNSPKALSHGYVEGPASRAALCASGVNQDCGSIVYEPQSLEAPKGFPTAGPTDGHIASANGVFPKLDEQSATRWSKVNMSSGSNTFTWKLTANHSTASWKYYITKTNWNPNAPLSRDSFDLTPFCSVPYNGSQPPFSYTNSCNVPERSGYHVILAVWEVADTPNAFYNVIDVNFSGTYPVDNVAPTPPASLAATATAATSTSLSWKASTDNVGVTGYKIYNGTTLIGNVSGTTTSYTVTGLTASTAYTFTVKAVDAAGNESAASNIVSVTTTAPPANDTTAPTSPGGLHVMGTPTASSIQLMWTASTDNVGVTGYKIYNGSTLVTTTSGTATSYTVTNLEANTTYNFSVYAVDAAGNQSAASTVSGKTAAASTAPAWAANTQYTAGTIVSYNNLTYKCLLTHTSQVDWIPSATPTLWQLQ from the coding sequence ATGTTCAGATTCATTTTACCGTCTTCAAAGCTAGTATTGATTTGCTGTCTGCTGGTGCTTACAACGGTAAGCATGCTGTTCAACAGTCCAAAGGCGTTGTCACATGGTTACGTAGAAGGGCCGGCGAGCCGAGCTGCACTGTGTGCTTCGGGAGTCAATCAAGATTGCGGCAGTATCGTGTATGAACCCCAAAGCCTGGAAGCACCTAAAGGCTTCCCTACTGCAGGACCTACGGACGGCCATATTGCAAGCGCTAACGGCGTCTTCCCTAAGCTCGATGAGCAATCCGCCACACGTTGGTCGAAAGTGAATATGTCTAGTGGCAGTAATACGTTTACTTGGAAGCTGACAGCTAACCATTCAACGGCAAGCTGGAAATATTATATTACGAAAACGAACTGGAATCCGAATGCACCTCTATCCCGTGATTCGTTTGACCTGACACCGTTCTGTTCAGTTCCTTATAATGGCAGCCAACCACCATTTAGCTACACCAACTCATGCAACGTACCCGAACGTAGCGGTTATCATGTTATTCTAGCAGTCTGGGAGGTTGCGGATACTCCCAACGCCTTCTATAATGTCATCGACGTAAACTTCTCCGGGACATACCCGGTTGATAATGTGGCACCAACACCTCCAGCTTCACTTGCGGCAACTGCAACTGCTGCGACCAGTACATCCTTATCGTGGAAGGCTTCCACAGATAATGTAGGCGTGACGGGGTATAAAATTTACAACGGGACTACATTAATCGGCAATGTATCCGGCACAACTACAAGCTATACCGTCACAGGGCTAACAGCAAGCACGGCCTATACCTTTACTGTCAAAGCAGTCGATGCAGCAGGCAATGAATCTGCAGCCAGTAATATTGTAAGCGTTACCACAACTGCACCTCCTGCAAACGACACTACCGCACCTACATCTCCAGGCGGGCTGCATGTAATGGGAACACCAACCGCGTCCAGCATTCAACTGATGTGGACGGCATCCACGGATAATGTAGGCGTGACAGGGTATAAAATTTATAACGGCTCTACTTTAGTTACAACGACATCCGGGACGGCAACGTCATATACGGTAACCAATCTTGAAGCGAACACAACATACAACTTTTCGGTTTATGCTGTTGATGCAGCAGGCAACCAATCTGCTGCCAGCACAGTCAGCGGTAAAACAGCCGCTGCTTCTACTGCACCTGCATGGGCAGCTAATACTCAATACACAGCGGGTACAATCGTGAGCTACAATAACTTGACTTACAAATGCCTTCTTACACACACGTCTCAAGTGGATTGGATCCCTTCGGCAACACCAACCCTCTGGCAGCTGCAATAA
- a CDS encoding alpha/beta hydrolase fold domain-containing protein, translated as MSVNIYNKKRSIKSYLLEKYIRTLDSKKNLSTRENTLKHLEHMGVENTKPYELGKVKLISSVNERSFEDMQVFTLNDQMSADQKVILYIHGGAHTHQPLTFHWKFMDRIAQSLNAKVIAPIYPKVPHFNYQHTYPRLLDLYREIIESIKSPAQLTIMGDSAGGNISLSFAHYIKTNLLPQPKDIILLSPCVDKVLDNPVIFDYETRDPMLAVEGYDVIRRIWAADKDLDDPLISPIYGDFKGLGKITIFIGTHEGLFPDNMKLDKLLTDQGIDHNTFVYPKMNHVFVLYPIPEAKDAERKIINIIKHASHELHI; from the coding sequence ATGAGTGTAAATATATATAACAAAAAACGCTCTATCAAGAGCTATTTACTAGAAAAATACATCAGAACTTTAGATAGCAAGAAGAATTTATCTACGCGAGAAAACACCCTGAAGCACTTGGAACACATGGGTGTAGAGAACACTAAGCCTTATGAGCTGGGTAAGGTTAAATTAATCTCTTCAGTAAATGAACGTTCCTTTGAAGACATGCAGGTATTTACTTTGAATGACCAGATGTCTGCTGATCAAAAAGTGATTCTATATATACATGGCGGCGCTCATACGCACCAGCCTCTAACCTTTCATTGGAAGTTCATGGACCGCATCGCACAATCGTTGAATGCCAAAGTTATAGCACCCATCTATCCCAAAGTGCCTCATTTCAACTACCAGCATACATATCCAAGACTCCTGGACTTATACCGTGAAATCATTGAATCGATAAAGAGTCCTGCACAACTTACCATTATGGGAGATTCAGCGGGAGGAAATATTTCGCTTAGCTTTGCACATTACATCAAGACGAATCTTCTTCCTCAACCCAAAGATATCATTTTGTTATCTCCATGTGTGGATAAGGTTCTGGACAACCCGGTCATATTCGACTATGAGACCCGAGATCCGATGCTGGCTGTGGAAGGCTATGATGTAATTCGAAGAATATGGGCGGCAGATAAAGATCTGGATGATCCATTGATCAGTCCAATCTACGGAGACTTCAAAGGACTTGGAAAGATTACCATTTTCATCGGAACTCATGAAGGTTTATTTCCCGACAACATGAAGCTCGACAAACTGCTTACCGACCAGGGCATTGACCATAATACCTTTGTATATCCCAAAATGAATCATGTCTTTGTGCTTTACCCTATTCCTGAAGCCAAGGATGCAGAGCGTAAAATCATTAATATTATTAAGCATGCATCACATGAATTGCATATATGA
- a CDS encoding phosphotransferase enzyme family protein: MFNQPTALRSVLNPKYLEHVLSVQYDIGSWEECLFWLRGLNDTYRVRTSSGMYILRVYRTEITEVDVQYELSLLSQLKGILDSSVHTDIGEHIEKKDHTGYTVLEAAEGKRVAVMFRYIEGIENNLEDEESCYAFGQSAAELHKAMDQVVLEQPRYELDTKFLIDEPLERIINYIGEKNEAASFLNTFARELKERIGVASKLGLDKGLCHGDMHGNNNAFQQGNQFIHYDFEWAAKGWRAYDLAQVKARKRQSGEQKEVLWSALMAGYRSVRSFSTEDEQAVDLFIFARRFWVMGLDVAFIESDMGALDYGSDWLNSFVEEFRDTGIVE, from the coding sequence ATGTTCAATCAACCGACTGCTTTACGTTCAGTGCTCAACCCTAAATATCTGGAGCATGTATTGAGTGTTCAATACGACATCGGATCGTGGGAAGAATGTTTATTTTGGCTGAGAGGGTTAAATGATACCTACCGGGTACGTACTTCTTCTGGCATGTATATTCTTCGTGTCTACCGTACTGAAATTACGGAGGTTGATGTTCAGTACGAACTCTCCCTGTTATCTCAATTAAAGGGCATTTTAGATTCATCTGTACATACCGATATTGGAGAACACATCGAGAAGAAAGATCATACTGGATATACGGTGTTGGAGGCCGCGGAAGGCAAGCGGGTTGCTGTGATGTTTCGGTATATTGAGGGTATCGAAAACAACCTTGAAGATGAAGAGTCGTGTTACGCTTTTGGTCAGTCTGCGGCTGAGCTGCATAAAGCGATGGACCAAGTGGTATTGGAGCAGCCTCGATATGAGTTGGATACGAAGTTTCTCATTGACGAGCCTCTTGAACGAATCATCAACTACATCGGTGAAAAAAATGAAGCAGCATCATTTCTAAATACGTTTGCTAGAGAGTTAAAAGAAAGAATCGGCGTCGCATCCAAACTAGGTTTGGACAAGGGGCTGTGCCATGGCGATATGCATGGGAACAATAACGCTTTTCAACAGGGCAATCAGTTCATCCATTATGACTTTGAGTGGGCGGCTAAAGGCTGGCGTGCCTACGATCTGGCGCAGGTGAAGGCTCGAAAGAGACAGTCTGGTGAGCAAAAAGAAGTGTTATGGAGTGCGCTCATGGCAGGATATCGTTCAGTTAGAAGCTTCTCTACCGAAGATGAACAGGCTGTTGATCTCTTTATTTTCGCTCGCCGATTCTGGGTTATGGGTCTTGATGTTGCTTTTATCGAAAGTGATATGGGTGCGCTGGATTATGGTTCGGATTGGCTCAATAGTTTCGTGGAAGAGTTCCGGGATACGGGAATTGTTGAGTAG